A genomic stretch from Aedes albopictus strain Foshan chromosome 2, AalbF5, whole genome shotgun sequence includes:
- the LOC134286301 gene encoding uncharacterized protein LOC134286301, giving the protein MTKWDIYVLIIYVGTHEKEPAVAYYLPHHPVFKDSSTTTKVRVVFDASAKTSTGYSLNEALSVGPVVQDDLLDIMIRFRTFKVAVVGDIAKMYRQVLLHPDDRSLVRIFFRFTPSSPVQVYELLTVTYGLAPSSYLATRTLKQLADDEGEAYPLGGPAVRKSFYVDDFIGGAQSVQEAIRLRTEMCELLAKGGFELRKWTSNDLDVLRGLKDDQIGTQSSLEFSPNETVKALGICWEPEADTLRFDSSIGENSKPPTKRSILSAISRLFDPLGLIAPVVVKSKILMQELWLLSCGWDEPVPEQVQHKWENICSELPQISSYRVDRYALLPNSIVQLHTFSDASESAYGACIYARCENAQGQTRICLLASKSRVAPLKRVSLPRLELCAAVLGAHLYDRIKKAIGIDISTSFFWSDSAITLQWIRSPPNTWKTYVGNRVSEIQHFTHGCIWNHVAGYENPADLVSRGMTVAEFVGSNLWRS; this is encoded by the coding sequence ATGACCAAGTGGGATatctatgtattaattatctaTGTAGGAACGCACGAAAAAGAACCTGCAGTAGCCTACTATCTTCCGCACCACCCAGTCTTCAAAGATTCCAGCACGACCACCAAAGTTCGAGTAGTTTTCGACGCTTCGGCAAAGACTTCGACAGGCTATTCTCTAAACGAAGCACTTTCCGTGGGCCCGGTGGTACAGGATGATCTGCTGGACATCATGATTCGCTTCCGAACCTTCAAGGTGGCCGTGGTAGGCGACATTGCCAAAATGTACAGGCAAGTTTTGCTGCATCCGGACGACAGGTCGCTCGTTCGCATCTTTTTTCGATTCACTCCAAGTTCTCCAGTACAGGTTTACGAACTGCTCACTGTTACGTACGGCTTGGCGCCTTCTTCCTACCTTGCAACACGCACATTGAAACAGCTGGCGGATGACGAAGGCGAGGCGTACCCTCTCGGCGGTCCTGCGGTGCGCAAGAGCTTCTACGTCGACGACTTCATTGGAGGAGCACAATCTGTTCAAGAGGCTATTCGACTGCGAACGGAAATGTGCGAGCTGCTGGCCAAGGGAGGCTTCGAGCTGAGAAAATGGACGTCCAACGATCTCGATGTTCTGCGTGGCCTGAAGGACGACCAAATTGGTACTCAGTCGTCCCTCGAATTCAGCCCTAACGAAACCGTGAAAGCATTAGGAATCTGTTGGGAACCGGAAGCGGACACCTTGCGCTTCGACTCCAGTATCGGCGAGAACAGCAAACCACCCACCAAACGTTCAATTTTATCGGCTATATCACGTTTGTTCGATCCACTTGGTCTAATTGCGCCAGTCGTCGTGAAATCCAAGATTTTGATGCAGGAGCTCTGGCTGTTATCTTGCGGATGGGATGAGCCCGTTCCGGAACAGGTCCAGCACAAGTGGGAGAACATTTGTAGCGAACTTCCGCAAATTTCCTCGTACCGTGTCGACCGCTACGCACTCTTGCCAAACTCAATCGTCCAACTACACACTTTTTCCGACGCCTCAGAATCTGCCTACGGTGCATGCATCTACGCCCGCTGCGAGAACGCGCAAGGTCAGACTCGTATTTGCCTGCTGGCATCCAAGTCGCGTGTGGCACCCCTAAAACGAGTTAGTCTTCCACGCTTGGAACTCTGCGCCGCTGTTTTAGGTGCCCATCTTTACGATCGGATCAAGAAAGCTATCGGCATCGACATTTCCACCTCGTTTTTCTGGTCCGACTCTGCCATTACGCTGCAGTGGATCCGTTCGCCTCCGAACACTTGGAAGACATACGTCGGTAATCGGGTCTCAGAGATCCAACACTTCACCCATGGCTGTATCTGGAATCACGTCGCTGGCTACGAAAATCCTGCCGATCTGGTGTCACGCGGAATGACAGTAGCGGAATTCGTCGGAAGCAATCTCTGGCGCAGCTGA
- the LOC134286300 gene encoding uncharacterized protein LOC134286300, whose product MREEFWPIDGRRLVRNVVRACFRCYRLNPVAAQQQIGQLPAARVIPSRPFSVVGVDYAGPFYLKAIHKRAAPTKAYLCLFVCFATKAVHLELVSELSTSAFLATLRRFISRRGRPSDIHSDNGKNFEGASNDIAELYAMLADETIQAEIVSTCAAEGTTWHFTPPKAPHFGGLWESAIKVAKKHLYRQIGTTRLSYEDMSTVLAQIEAIMNSRPLLPMNEDPDDLAALTPGHFLVGTSLLALPDPDFRTIPTSQLDHYWKLQSHIGRFWHHWQKEYIQELQKDTKGHSRNEDFLLEQLVIVVDEQQPTLRWPLARIVAIHPGNDNVTRVVSLLTAKGVIKRPIAKICLLPFVSSVSGDNVPTSNDDLQLATTLD is encoded by the coding sequence ATGCGCGAAGAATTTTGGCCGATCGACGGCCGCAGACTAGTGCGAAATGTAGTTCGTGCTTGTTTCCGATGCTATCGTCTCAACCCGGTGGCTGCTCAGCAACAAATCGGCCAGCTACCTGCCGCCCGAGTGATTCCCAGTCGTCCATTCAGCGTAGTAGGAGTTGATTATGCTGGGCCTTTCTACCTCAAGGCCATCCACAAACGAGCTGCTCCCACGAAAGCGTATCTGTGCCTCTTCGTGTGCTTCGCAACGAAGGCGGTGCACCTAGAGTTAGTCAGCGAACTGTCCACGTCTGCTTTCCTGGCCACTCTTCGGAGGTTCATCTCTCGCCGTGGCCGTCCCTCGGATATCCATTCGGACAACGGGAAGAATTTTGAAGGGGCTAGCAACGACATCGCCGAATTGTATGCCATGCTCGCCGATGAAACAATCCAAGCGGAAATCGTATCGACCTGTGCTGCCGAAGGAACTACTTGGCATTTTACACCTCCAAAAGCTCCTCATTTCGGCGGGCTATGGGAGTCGGCCATCAAGGTGGCGAAGAAGCATCTGTATCGACAGATAGGCACGACGCGGCTCTCCTATGAGGACATGAGCACTGTTCTGGCACAGATAGAAGCGATAATGAATTCGCGGCCCCTGCTTCCAATGAACGAGGATCCCGACGATTTGGCCGCATTAACTCCAGGACATTTCCTCGTCGGTACGTCGCTTCTAGCCCTGCCCGACCCAGACTTTCGCACCATTCCGACCAGTCAGCTGGACCACTACTGGAAACTTCAGTCTCATATCGGACGATTTTGGCACCATTGGCAGAAGGAATACATCCAGGAGCTGCAAAAGGACACCAAGGGTCATTCTAGGAACGAGGACTTTCTTCTGGAACAACTTGTCATCGTCGTCGATGAACAACAGCCAACACTCCGCTGGCCTTTGGCTCGTATAGTCGCCATCCATCCCGGGAACGACAACGTCACTCGCGTCGTTTCGTTGCTGACTGCGAAAGGTGTAATCAAACGACCAATTGCAAAAATTTGCCTGCTGCCCTTCGTCTCATCGGTTTCTGGTGACAACGTTCCAACATCCAACGATGATCTCCAACTGGCAACTACTTTAGATTAA